The Anolis carolinensis isolate JA03-04 chromosome 1, rAnoCar3.1.pri, whole genome shotgun sequence genome window below encodes:
- the riox1 gene encoding ribosomal oxygenase 1, translating into MAALAPRVSALSVYRSILPTAERPPSPTCRVAVSIGPRGRQKRKKKAAVEAANVAPAKKQRLGLKPASPSRGKKKKKVIGLQLPEAPASVSGSLELWEKKSKPFEGAGLKNHKESSLRRKKRVRFQLPEASASVANCQEFWEIKSKTAGEELKQHKRCLLRRKKHLGLQLPEALASVDNGKECWETKSKKTEGETLEKHKGCSLRRLLKVLEKVPHSRQRAAKLFEWVLAPIPPQHFFDQYWEKKPLLIQRHNPNYYRDLFSTAEFDAILRDQDVQFGINLDVTSYQDGKRETYNPVGRALPAVVWDFYQNGCSLRMLNPQAFSSTVWHFLSILQEQFGSMVGANTYLTPAGTQGFAPHYDDIEAFVIQLEGKKHWRVYSPRREAEVLPPFSSRNFDQAEIGEPILETVLEAGDMLYFPRGFIHQGDCLPNAHSLHITVSSYQRNSWGDLLEKLLPAALQMAIEEDVEYRQGLPMDYLEYMGVLNSDRVDPRRASFMQKVSRLITKLTDYVPVDAAVDQKAKCFLHDCLPPMLTESEKALSVYGHPARWEDGSVRNADVQVKGTTWVRLLRHGIVRLCNEGDAVVLYYTTENSRVYHKEEPKSCEIEPEYAESIEFLLSSYPKFVSVESLPCATSDDKIALASVLFEKGLLATKNPLLSV; encoded by the coding sequence ATGGCGGCGCTGGCTCCACGTGTGTCCGCACTGTCGGTCTACCGATCTATCCTCCCGACGGCAGAGCGGCCGCCGAGCCCAACGTGCCGCGTGGCTGTCTCAATCGGACCCCGAGGCCGCCAGAAGCGTAAGAAGAAAGCGGCAGTGGAGGCTGCCAATGTCGCTCCGGCAAAGAAGCAGAGGCTGGGTTTGAAGCCTGCGTCGCCGTCgcgaggaaagaagaaaaaaaaggtgattggacttcaactcccagaagccccagccagcgtGTCCGGCAGCCTGGAACTCTGGGAAAAGAAGTCCAAACCATTTGAAGGGGCAGGGCTTAAGAATCACAAGGAATCCTCACTGAGGCGGAAGAAGCGTGTGAGGTTTCAACTCCCTGAAGCTTCAGCCAGTGTAGCTAACTGCCAagagttctgggaaataaagtccaAAACTGCAGGGGAAGAGCTTAAGCAGCATAAAAGATGCCTCTTAAGGCGGAAGAAgcatttaggacttcaactcccagaagccctagccagtgtGGACAATGGCAAAGAATGCTGGGAAACAAAGTCCAAAAAAACTGAAGGTGAAACGCTTGAGAAGCATAAGGGATGTTCGTTGAGGCGCCTCCTCAAGGTCTTGGAGAAGGTCCCTCACAGCCGCCAGCGGGCCGCCAAGCTTTTCGAGTGGGTCCTGGCCCCCATTCCGCCGCAGCACTTCTTTGACCAATATTGGGAGAAGAAGCCCCTCCTGATCCAGAGGCACAACCCGAACTATTACCGAGACCTGTTCTCCACCGCCGAGTTTGATGCCATCCTTCGCGACCAGGATGTCCAGTTCGGCATCAACTTGGATGTGACCAGCTACCAGGATGGGAAGCGGGAGACGTACAACCCGGTGGGCAGGGCTCTGCCAGCAGTCGTGTGGGACTTCTACCAGAACGGCTGCTCCCTGCGGATGCTGAACCCGCAGGCCTTCTCCTCCACCGTCTGGCATTTCCTCTCCATCCTCCAGGAGCAGTTTGGCAGCATGGTGGGAGCCAACACTTACTTGACCCCGGCCGGGACGCAGGGGTTTGCCCCTCATTATGACGACATTGAAGCTTTTGTGATCCAGCTGGAAGGGAAGAAGCATTGGAGGGTGTACAGCCCCAGGAGGGAGGCCGAAGTGTTGCCTCCGTTTTCCAGTCGCAACTTTGACCAGGCAGAGATTGGAGAGCCCATTCTGGAAACAGTGTTAGAAGCCGGGGATATGTTATATTTCCCACGTGGGTTCATCCATCAAGGCGACTGCCTCCCCAACGCACATTCACTCCATATAACGGTTTCCTCCTACCAGCGAAACAGTTGGGGGGACCTGCTGGAAAAACTCCTCCCCGCAGctttacagatggccatcgaAGAGGATGTGGAATATCGCCAAGGACTGCCTATGGATTACCTGGAATACATGGGAGTCCTGAACTCGGATCGTGTTGATCCACGCCGAGCTTCCTTTATGCAAAAGGTCAGTCGGTTGATAACAAAACTAACAGATTATGTGCCAGTTGATGCTGCAGTTGACCAAAAAGCCAAGTGTTTTCTTCACGATTGCCTTCCTCCAATGCTGACTGAGAGCGAAAAGGCATTAAGTGTATATGGACACCCAGCACGGTGGGAGGATGGAAGTGTTCGAAATGCTGATGTCCAGGTCAAAGGAACAACATGGGTACGGTTGCTTCGGCATGGGATTGTCAGACTGTGCAATGAAGGAGACGCTGTAGTGTTGTATTACACGACTGAAAATTCAAGGGTGTACCACAAGGAGGAGCCCAAGTCCTGTGAAATAGAACCCGAATATGCAGAGAGCATTGAATTCTTGCTATCATCTTATCCAAAGTTTGTCAGTGTGGAATCGCTTCCTTGTGCTACTTCGGATGACAAGATTGCCTTGGCCTCTGTTTTATTTGAGAAAGGACTATTGGCTACTAAGAACCCTCTACTATCTGTTTGA